A part of Salvelinus alpinus chromosome 23, SLU_Salpinus.1, whole genome shotgun sequence genomic DNA contains:
- the LOC139550903 gene encoding paired box protein Pax-3-like isoform X6: MTALAGGIPRMMRPNPHQNYPRGGYSLEVSTPLGQGRVNQLGGMFINGRPLPNHIRHKIVEMAHHGIRPCVISRQLRVSHGCVSKILCRYQETGSIRPGSIGGSKPKQTTTPDVDKKIEEYKRDNPGMFSWEIRDKLLKDGICDRNNIPSVSSISRIMRCKFGGVGGEDEEDDDEIQKRELEENERRAKHSIDGILGDRWTKPAQSSSPGARAFMPYV; encoded by the exons ATGACAGCACTAGCGGGGGGCATACCGAGGATGATGCGCCCGAACCCACACCAAAACTACCCGCGGGGAGGCTACTCTCTTGAAG TCTCTACCCCGTTAGGCCAGGGCCGGGTGAACCAGCTCGGTGGGATGTTTATCAACGGCAGACCCCTGCCCAACCACATCCGCCACAAGATCGTGGAGATGGCCCACCACGGCATCCGACCCTGTGTCATCTCCCGCCAGCTCCGAGTCTCCCATGGATGCGTGTCCAAAATCTTGTGCCGGTACCAGGAGACAGGCTCCATCAGGCCCGGGTCCATCGGAGGCAGCAAACCCAAG CAGACAACAACCCCAGATGTGGACAAGAAGATCGAGGAATACAAGAGAGACAACCCGGGCATGTTCAGCTGGGAAATCAGGGATAAATTACTCAAAGACGGGATCTGCGACAGAAATAACATCCCCTCAg TGAGTTCAATCAGCCGTATCATGCGTTGTAAATTCGGGggagttggaggagaggatgaggaggacgaTGATGAAATCCAGAAGAGGGAATTGGAAGAGAACGAAAGACGAGCGAAACACAGCATCGACGGCATCCTCGGGGATAGAT GGACAAAGCCCGCCCAGTCCTCTTCGCCCGGGGCGCGCGCATTCATGCCATATGTATAG